Proteins encoded within one genomic window of Suricata suricatta isolate VVHF042 chromosome 17, meerkat_22Aug2017_6uvM2_HiC, whole genome shotgun sequence:
- the EXOC7 gene encoding exocyst complex component 7 isoform X1 produces the protein MIPPQEASARRREIEDKLKQEEETLSFIRDSLEKSDQLTKNMVSILSSFESRLMKLENSIIPVHKQTENLQRLQENVEKTLSCLDHVISYYHVASDTEKIIREGPTGRLEEYLGSMAKIQKAVEYFQDNSPDSPELNKVKLLFERGKESLESEFRSLMTRHSKVVSPVLILDLISGEDELEVQEEVPLEHLPEGVLQDVVRISRWLVEFGRNQDFMNVYYQIRSSQLDRSLKGLKEHFRKSSSSSGVPYSPAIPNKRKDTPTKKPTKRPGTQDRKQVSTHPASPRAPGTIRKAQNLLKQYSQHGLDGKKGGSNLIPLEGHEHDFRVKHLSEALNDKHGPLAGRDDTLDVETDAYIHCVSAFVKLAQSEYQLLMDVIPEHHQKKTFDSLIQDALDGLMLEGENIVSAARKAIIRHDFSAVLTVFPILRHLKQTKPEFDQVLQGTAASTKNKLPGLITSMETVGAKALEDFADNIKNDPDKEYNMPKDGTVHELTSNAILFLQQLLDFQETAGAMLASQVLGDTYNIPLDPRETSSSATSYNSEFSRRLLSTYICKVLGNLQLNLLSKSKVYEDPALSAIFLHNNYNYILKALEKSELIQLVAVTQKTAERSYREHIEQQIQTYQRSWLKVTDYIAEKNLPVFQPGVKLRDKERQMIKERFKGFNDGLEELCKIQKAWAIPDTEQRDKIRQAQKNIVRETYGAFLHRYGSVPFTKNPEKYIKYRVEQVGDMIDRLFDTSA, from the exons ATGATCCCCCCGCAGGAGGCGTCCGCCCGGCGGCGGGAGATCGAGGACAAGCTGAAGCAg GAGGAGGAGACGCTGTCCTTCATCAGAGACAGCCTGGAGAAGAGCGACCAGCTCACCAAGAACATG GTGTCTATCCTGTCGTCCTTTGAGAGCCGCCTGATGAAGCTGGAGAACTCCATCATCCCTGTGCACAAGCAGACAGAGAACCTGCAGCGGCTGCAGGAGAATGTTGAGAAGACCCTGTCCTGCCTGGACCATGTCATCAGCTACTACCACGTGGCCAGCGACACTGAGAAAATCATCAGGGAGGG CCCCACGGGCAGGCTGGAGGAGTATCTGGGCAGCATGGCCAAGATTCAGAAGGCGGTGGAGTATTTCCAGGACAACAGCCCAGACAGCCCAGAGCTCAACAAAGTG AAGCTGCTGTTTGAGCGGGGGAAGGAGTCGCTGGAGTCCGAGTTCCGCAGCCTAATGACCAGGCACAGTAAGGTCGTCTCGCCCGTGCTCATCCTGGATCTGATCAGCGGCGAGGACGAGCTGGAGGTGCAGGAGGAGGTGCCCCTGGAGCACCTACCGGAGGGGGTGCTCCAGGACGTGGTCCGCATCTCCCGCTGGCTGGTGGAGTTCGGCCGCAACCAAG ATTTCATGAACGTCTACTACCAGATTCGGTCCAGCCAGCTCGACCGCTCCCTCAAGGGCCTGAAGGAGCACTTCCGGAAGAGTAGCTCTTCCTCTGGGGTTCCCTACTCCCCTGCCATCCCCAACAAGAGGAAAGACACGCCCACCAAGAAGCCCACCAAGAGGCCAG GTACCCAGGACAGAAAGCAGGTGTCTACGCACCCAGCAAGCCCCCGCGCTCCAG GGACGATCCGTAAGGCTCAGAACCTTCTGAAACAGTATTCCCAGCATGGTCTAGATGGGAAAAAGGGGGGCTCTAACCTCATTCCTCTGGAAG GTCACGAGCATGATTTCCGAGTTAAGCACCTGTCGGAGGCCCTGAACGACAAGCACGGGCCGCTGGCTG GGAGAGACGACACGCTGGACGTGGAGACCGATGCCTACATTCACTGCGTCAGCGCCTTCGTCAAGCTGGCCCAGAGCGAGTACCAGCTCCTGATGGACGTCATCCCCGAGCACCATCAGAAAAAGACCTTTGACTCCCTGATCCAG GATGCGCTGGATGGGCTGATGCTGGAGGGCGAGAACATCGTGTCCGCTGCCCGGAAGGCCATCATCCGGCACGACTTCTCCGCCGTGCTCACCGTCTTCCCCATCCTGCGGCACCTCAAGCAGACCAAGCCGGAGTTTGACCAGGTGCTCCAG GGAACTGCTGCCAGCACCAAGAACAAGCTGCCTGGCCTCATCACCTCCATGGAGACCGTCGGAGCCAAGGCGCTGGAGGACTTTGCCGACAACATCAAG AATGACCCAGACAAAGAATACAACATGCCCAAGGATGGCACCGTGCACGAGCTCACAAGCAAC GCCATCCTCTTCCTACAACAGCTCCTAGACTTCCAGGAGACGGCCGGTGCCATGCTGGCCTCCCAAG TTCTTGGGGACACATACAATATTCCTTTAGACCCCCGAG AGACTAGTTCTTCAGCCACCAGCTACAACTCCGAGTTCAGCAGGCGCCTGCTGAGCACATATATCT GTAAAGTCCTGGGCAATCTGCAGCTGAACTTGCTGAGCAAGTCCAAGGTGTATGAGGACCCGGCTCTGAGCGCCATCTTCCTGCACAACAACTACAACTACATCCTGAAGGCCCTGGAGAA gtCCGAGCTGATCCAGCTGGTGGCCGTGACCCAGAAGACTGCTGAGCGCTCTTACCGGGAACACATTGAGCAGCAGATCCAGACCTACCAGCGCAG CTGGTTAAAGGTGACTGACTACATCGCTGAAAAGAATCTACCTGTATTCCAACCAGGAGTCAAG ctgAGGGACAAGGAGCGGCAGATGATCAAGGAGCGGTTCAAG GGCTTCAATGACGGCCTTGAAGAACTGTGCAAGATCCAGAAAGCCTGGGCTATTCCTGACACGGAGCAGAGAGACAAGATTCGCCAAGCTCAGAAAAACATCGTCAGGGAGACCTACGGGGCCTTTCTGCACAG GTACGGCAGCGTGCCCTTCACTAAGAACCCCGAGAAGTACATCAAGTACCGCGTGGAGCAGGTGGGCGACATGATCGACCGCCTCTTTGACACCTCTGCCTGA
- the EXOC7 gene encoding exocyst complex component 7 isoform X8, giving the protein MIPPQEASARRREIEDKLKQEEETLSFIRDSLEKSDQLTKNMVSILSSFESRLMKLENSIIPVHKQTENLQRLQENVEKTLSCLDHVISYYHVASDTEKIIREGPTGRLEEYLGSMAKIQKAVEYFQDNSPDSPELNKVKLLFERGKESLESEFRSLMTRHSKVVSPVLILDLISGEDELEVQEEVPLEHLPEGVLQDVVRISRWLVEFGRNQDFMNVYYQIRSSQLDRSLKGLKEHFRKSSSSSGVPYSPAIPNKRKDTPTKKPTKRPGTIRKAQNLLKQYSQHGLDGKKGGSNLIPLEGRDDTLDVETDAYIHCVSAFVKLAQSEYQLLMDVIPEHHQKKTFDSLIQDALDGLMLEGENIVSAARKAIIRHDFSAVLTVFPILRHLKQTKPEFDQVLQGTAASTKNKLPGLITSMETVGAKALEDFADNIKNDPDKEYNMPKDGTVHELTSNAILFLQQLLDFQETAGAMLASQETSSSATSYNSEFSRRLLSTYICKVLGNLQLNLLSKSKVYEDPALSAIFLHNNYNYILKALEKSELIQLVAVTQKTAERSYREHIEQQIQTYQRSWLKVTDYIAEKNLPVFQPGVKLRDKERQMIKERFKGFNDGLEELCKIQKAWAIPDTEQRDKIRQAQKNIVRETYGAFLHRYGSVPFTKNPEKYIKYRVEQVGDMIDRLFDTSA; this is encoded by the exons ATGATCCCCCCGCAGGAGGCGTCCGCCCGGCGGCGGGAGATCGAGGACAAGCTGAAGCAg GAGGAGGAGACGCTGTCCTTCATCAGAGACAGCCTGGAGAAGAGCGACCAGCTCACCAAGAACATG GTGTCTATCCTGTCGTCCTTTGAGAGCCGCCTGATGAAGCTGGAGAACTCCATCATCCCTGTGCACAAGCAGACAGAGAACCTGCAGCGGCTGCAGGAGAATGTTGAGAAGACCCTGTCCTGCCTGGACCATGTCATCAGCTACTACCACGTGGCCAGCGACACTGAGAAAATCATCAGGGAGGG CCCCACGGGCAGGCTGGAGGAGTATCTGGGCAGCATGGCCAAGATTCAGAAGGCGGTGGAGTATTTCCAGGACAACAGCCCAGACAGCCCAGAGCTCAACAAAGTG AAGCTGCTGTTTGAGCGGGGGAAGGAGTCGCTGGAGTCCGAGTTCCGCAGCCTAATGACCAGGCACAGTAAGGTCGTCTCGCCCGTGCTCATCCTGGATCTGATCAGCGGCGAGGACGAGCTGGAGGTGCAGGAGGAGGTGCCCCTGGAGCACCTACCGGAGGGGGTGCTCCAGGACGTGGTCCGCATCTCCCGCTGGCTGGTGGAGTTCGGCCGCAACCAAG ATTTCATGAACGTCTACTACCAGATTCGGTCCAGCCAGCTCGACCGCTCCCTCAAGGGCCTGAAGGAGCACTTCCGGAAGAGTAGCTCTTCCTCTGGGGTTCCCTACTCCCCTGCCATCCCCAACAAGAGGAAAGACACGCCCACCAAGAAGCCCACCAAGAGGCCAG GGACGATCCGTAAGGCTCAGAACCTTCTGAAACAGTATTCCCAGCATGGTCTAGATGGGAAAAAGGGGGGCTCTAACCTCATTCCTCTGGAAG GGAGAGACGACACGCTGGACGTGGAGACCGATGCCTACATTCACTGCGTCAGCGCCTTCGTCAAGCTGGCCCAGAGCGAGTACCAGCTCCTGATGGACGTCATCCCCGAGCACCATCAGAAAAAGACCTTTGACTCCCTGATCCAG GATGCGCTGGATGGGCTGATGCTGGAGGGCGAGAACATCGTGTCCGCTGCCCGGAAGGCCATCATCCGGCACGACTTCTCCGCCGTGCTCACCGTCTTCCCCATCCTGCGGCACCTCAAGCAGACCAAGCCGGAGTTTGACCAGGTGCTCCAG GGAACTGCTGCCAGCACCAAGAACAAGCTGCCTGGCCTCATCACCTCCATGGAGACCGTCGGAGCCAAGGCGCTGGAGGACTTTGCCGACAACATCAAG AATGACCCAGACAAAGAATACAACATGCCCAAGGATGGCACCGTGCACGAGCTCACAAGCAAC GCCATCCTCTTCCTACAACAGCTCCTAGACTTCCAGGAGACGGCCGGTGCCATGCTGGCCTCCCAAG AGACTAGTTCTTCAGCCACCAGCTACAACTCCGAGTTCAGCAGGCGCCTGCTGAGCACATATATCT GTAAAGTCCTGGGCAATCTGCAGCTGAACTTGCTGAGCAAGTCCAAGGTGTATGAGGACCCGGCTCTGAGCGCCATCTTCCTGCACAACAACTACAACTACATCCTGAAGGCCCTGGAGAA gtCCGAGCTGATCCAGCTGGTGGCCGTGACCCAGAAGACTGCTGAGCGCTCTTACCGGGAACACATTGAGCAGCAGATCCAGACCTACCAGCGCAG CTGGTTAAAGGTGACTGACTACATCGCTGAAAAGAATCTACCTGTATTCCAACCAGGAGTCAAG ctgAGGGACAAGGAGCGGCAGATGATCAAGGAGCGGTTCAAG GGCTTCAATGACGGCCTTGAAGAACTGTGCAAGATCCAGAAAGCCTGGGCTATTCCTGACACGGAGCAGAGAGACAAGATTCGCCAAGCTCAGAAAAACATCGTCAGGGAGACCTACGGGGCCTTTCTGCACAG GTACGGCAGCGTGCCCTTCACTAAGAACCCCGAGAAGTACATCAAGTACCGCGTGGAGCAGGTGGGCGACATGATCGACCGCCTCTTTGACACCTCTGCCTGA
- the EXOC7 gene encoding exocyst complex component 7 isoform X7 has protein sequence MIPPQEASARRREIEDKLKQEEETLSFIRDSLEKSDQLTKNMVSILSSFESRLMKLENSIIPVHKQTENLQRLQENVEKTLSCLDHVISYYHVASDTEKIIREGPTGRLEEYLGSMAKIQKAVEYFQDNSPDSPELNKVKLLFERGKESLESEFRSLMTRHSKVVSPVLILDLISGEDELEVQEEVPLEHLPEGVLQDVVRISRWLVEFGRNQDFMNVYYQIRSSQLDRSLKGLKEHFRKSSSSSGVPYSPAIPNKRKDTPTKKPTKRPGHEHDFRVKHLSEALNDKHGPLAGRDDTLDVETDAYIHCVSAFVKLAQSEYQLLMDVIPEHHQKKTFDSLIQDALDGLMLEGENIVSAARKAIIRHDFSAVLTVFPILRHLKQTKPEFDQVLQGTAASTKNKLPGLITSMETVGAKALEDFADNIKNDPDKEYNMPKDGTVHELTSNAILFLQQLLDFQETAGAMLASQVLGDTYNIPLDPRETSSSATSYNSEFSRRLLSTYICKVLGNLQLNLLSKSKVYEDPALSAIFLHNNYNYILKALEKSELIQLVAVTQKTAERSYREHIEQQIQTYQRSWLKVTDYIAEKNLPVFQPGVKLRDKERQMIKERFKGFNDGLEELCKIQKAWAIPDTEQRDKIRQAQKNIVRETYGAFLHRYGSVPFTKNPEKYIKYRVEQVGDMIDRLFDTSA, from the exons ATGATCCCCCCGCAGGAGGCGTCCGCCCGGCGGCGGGAGATCGAGGACAAGCTGAAGCAg GAGGAGGAGACGCTGTCCTTCATCAGAGACAGCCTGGAGAAGAGCGACCAGCTCACCAAGAACATG GTGTCTATCCTGTCGTCCTTTGAGAGCCGCCTGATGAAGCTGGAGAACTCCATCATCCCTGTGCACAAGCAGACAGAGAACCTGCAGCGGCTGCAGGAGAATGTTGAGAAGACCCTGTCCTGCCTGGACCATGTCATCAGCTACTACCACGTGGCCAGCGACACTGAGAAAATCATCAGGGAGGG CCCCACGGGCAGGCTGGAGGAGTATCTGGGCAGCATGGCCAAGATTCAGAAGGCGGTGGAGTATTTCCAGGACAACAGCCCAGACAGCCCAGAGCTCAACAAAGTG AAGCTGCTGTTTGAGCGGGGGAAGGAGTCGCTGGAGTCCGAGTTCCGCAGCCTAATGACCAGGCACAGTAAGGTCGTCTCGCCCGTGCTCATCCTGGATCTGATCAGCGGCGAGGACGAGCTGGAGGTGCAGGAGGAGGTGCCCCTGGAGCACCTACCGGAGGGGGTGCTCCAGGACGTGGTCCGCATCTCCCGCTGGCTGGTGGAGTTCGGCCGCAACCAAG ATTTCATGAACGTCTACTACCAGATTCGGTCCAGCCAGCTCGACCGCTCCCTCAAGGGCCTGAAGGAGCACTTCCGGAAGAGTAGCTCTTCCTCTGGGGTTCCCTACTCCCCTGCCATCCCCAACAAGAGGAAAGACACGCCCACCAAGAAGCCCACCAAGAGGCCAG GTCACGAGCATGATTTCCGAGTTAAGCACCTGTCGGAGGCCCTGAACGACAAGCACGGGCCGCTGGCTG GGAGAGACGACACGCTGGACGTGGAGACCGATGCCTACATTCACTGCGTCAGCGCCTTCGTCAAGCTGGCCCAGAGCGAGTACCAGCTCCTGATGGACGTCATCCCCGAGCACCATCAGAAAAAGACCTTTGACTCCCTGATCCAG GATGCGCTGGATGGGCTGATGCTGGAGGGCGAGAACATCGTGTCCGCTGCCCGGAAGGCCATCATCCGGCACGACTTCTCCGCCGTGCTCACCGTCTTCCCCATCCTGCGGCACCTCAAGCAGACCAAGCCGGAGTTTGACCAGGTGCTCCAG GGAACTGCTGCCAGCACCAAGAACAAGCTGCCTGGCCTCATCACCTCCATGGAGACCGTCGGAGCCAAGGCGCTGGAGGACTTTGCCGACAACATCAAG AATGACCCAGACAAAGAATACAACATGCCCAAGGATGGCACCGTGCACGAGCTCACAAGCAAC GCCATCCTCTTCCTACAACAGCTCCTAGACTTCCAGGAGACGGCCGGTGCCATGCTGGCCTCCCAAG TTCTTGGGGACACATACAATATTCCTTTAGACCCCCGAG AGACTAGTTCTTCAGCCACCAGCTACAACTCCGAGTTCAGCAGGCGCCTGCTGAGCACATATATCT GTAAAGTCCTGGGCAATCTGCAGCTGAACTTGCTGAGCAAGTCCAAGGTGTATGAGGACCCGGCTCTGAGCGCCATCTTCCTGCACAACAACTACAACTACATCCTGAAGGCCCTGGAGAA gtCCGAGCTGATCCAGCTGGTGGCCGTGACCCAGAAGACTGCTGAGCGCTCTTACCGGGAACACATTGAGCAGCAGATCCAGACCTACCAGCGCAG CTGGTTAAAGGTGACTGACTACATCGCTGAAAAGAATCTACCTGTATTCCAACCAGGAGTCAAG ctgAGGGACAAGGAGCGGCAGATGATCAAGGAGCGGTTCAAG GGCTTCAATGACGGCCTTGAAGAACTGTGCAAGATCCAGAAAGCCTGGGCTATTCCTGACACGGAGCAGAGAGACAAGATTCGCCAAGCTCAGAAAAACATCGTCAGGGAGACCTACGGGGCCTTTCTGCACAG GTACGGCAGCGTGCCCTTCACTAAGAACCCCGAGAAGTACATCAAGTACCGCGTGGAGCAGGTGGGCGACATGATCGACCGCCTCTTTGACACCTCTGCCTGA
- the EXOC7 gene encoding exocyst complex component 7 isoform X4 — protein MIPPQEASARRREIEDKLKQEEETLSFIRDSLEKSDQLTKNMVSILSSFESRLMKLENSIIPVHKQTENLQRLQENVEKTLSCLDHVISYYHVASDTEKIIREGPTGRLEEYLGSMAKIQKAVEYFQDNSPDSPELNKVKLLFERGKESLESEFRSLMTRHSKVVSPVLILDLISGEDELEVQEEVPLEHLPEGVLQDVVRISRWLVEFGRNQDFMNVYYQIRSSQLDRSLKGLKEHFRKSSSSSGVPYSPAIPNKRKDTPTKKPTKRPGTQDRKQVSTHPASPRAPGTIRKAQNLLKQYSQHGLDGKKGGSNLIPLEGRDDTLDVETDAYIHCVSAFVKLAQSEYQLLMDVIPEHHQKKTFDSLIQDALDGLMLEGENIVSAARKAIIRHDFSAVLTVFPILRHLKQTKPEFDQVLQGTAASTKNKLPGLITSMETVGAKALEDFADNIKNDPDKEYNMPKDGTVHELTSNAILFLQQLLDFQETAGAMLASQVLGDTYNIPLDPRETSSSATSYNSEFSRRLLSTYICKVLGNLQLNLLSKSKVYEDPALSAIFLHNNYNYILKALEKSELIQLVAVTQKTAERSYREHIEQQIQTYQRSWLKVTDYIAEKNLPVFQPGVKLRDKERQMIKERFKGFNDGLEELCKIQKAWAIPDTEQRDKIRQAQKNIVRETYGAFLHRYGSVPFTKNPEKYIKYRVEQVGDMIDRLFDTSA, from the exons ATGATCCCCCCGCAGGAGGCGTCCGCCCGGCGGCGGGAGATCGAGGACAAGCTGAAGCAg GAGGAGGAGACGCTGTCCTTCATCAGAGACAGCCTGGAGAAGAGCGACCAGCTCACCAAGAACATG GTGTCTATCCTGTCGTCCTTTGAGAGCCGCCTGATGAAGCTGGAGAACTCCATCATCCCTGTGCACAAGCAGACAGAGAACCTGCAGCGGCTGCAGGAGAATGTTGAGAAGACCCTGTCCTGCCTGGACCATGTCATCAGCTACTACCACGTGGCCAGCGACACTGAGAAAATCATCAGGGAGGG CCCCACGGGCAGGCTGGAGGAGTATCTGGGCAGCATGGCCAAGATTCAGAAGGCGGTGGAGTATTTCCAGGACAACAGCCCAGACAGCCCAGAGCTCAACAAAGTG AAGCTGCTGTTTGAGCGGGGGAAGGAGTCGCTGGAGTCCGAGTTCCGCAGCCTAATGACCAGGCACAGTAAGGTCGTCTCGCCCGTGCTCATCCTGGATCTGATCAGCGGCGAGGACGAGCTGGAGGTGCAGGAGGAGGTGCCCCTGGAGCACCTACCGGAGGGGGTGCTCCAGGACGTGGTCCGCATCTCCCGCTGGCTGGTGGAGTTCGGCCGCAACCAAG ATTTCATGAACGTCTACTACCAGATTCGGTCCAGCCAGCTCGACCGCTCCCTCAAGGGCCTGAAGGAGCACTTCCGGAAGAGTAGCTCTTCCTCTGGGGTTCCCTACTCCCCTGCCATCCCCAACAAGAGGAAAGACACGCCCACCAAGAAGCCCACCAAGAGGCCAG GTACCCAGGACAGAAAGCAGGTGTCTACGCACCCAGCAAGCCCCCGCGCTCCAG GGACGATCCGTAAGGCTCAGAACCTTCTGAAACAGTATTCCCAGCATGGTCTAGATGGGAAAAAGGGGGGCTCTAACCTCATTCCTCTGGAAG GGAGAGACGACACGCTGGACGTGGAGACCGATGCCTACATTCACTGCGTCAGCGCCTTCGTCAAGCTGGCCCAGAGCGAGTACCAGCTCCTGATGGACGTCATCCCCGAGCACCATCAGAAAAAGACCTTTGACTCCCTGATCCAG GATGCGCTGGATGGGCTGATGCTGGAGGGCGAGAACATCGTGTCCGCTGCCCGGAAGGCCATCATCCGGCACGACTTCTCCGCCGTGCTCACCGTCTTCCCCATCCTGCGGCACCTCAAGCAGACCAAGCCGGAGTTTGACCAGGTGCTCCAG GGAACTGCTGCCAGCACCAAGAACAAGCTGCCTGGCCTCATCACCTCCATGGAGACCGTCGGAGCCAAGGCGCTGGAGGACTTTGCCGACAACATCAAG AATGACCCAGACAAAGAATACAACATGCCCAAGGATGGCACCGTGCACGAGCTCACAAGCAAC GCCATCCTCTTCCTACAACAGCTCCTAGACTTCCAGGAGACGGCCGGTGCCATGCTGGCCTCCCAAG TTCTTGGGGACACATACAATATTCCTTTAGACCCCCGAG AGACTAGTTCTTCAGCCACCAGCTACAACTCCGAGTTCAGCAGGCGCCTGCTGAGCACATATATCT GTAAAGTCCTGGGCAATCTGCAGCTGAACTTGCTGAGCAAGTCCAAGGTGTATGAGGACCCGGCTCTGAGCGCCATCTTCCTGCACAACAACTACAACTACATCCTGAAGGCCCTGGAGAA gtCCGAGCTGATCCAGCTGGTGGCCGTGACCCAGAAGACTGCTGAGCGCTCTTACCGGGAACACATTGAGCAGCAGATCCAGACCTACCAGCGCAG CTGGTTAAAGGTGACTGACTACATCGCTGAAAAGAATCTACCTGTATTCCAACCAGGAGTCAAG ctgAGGGACAAGGAGCGGCAGATGATCAAGGAGCGGTTCAAG GGCTTCAATGACGGCCTTGAAGAACTGTGCAAGATCCAGAAAGCCTGGGCTATTCCTGACACGGAGCAGAGAGACAAGATTCGCCAAGCTCAGAAAAACATCGTCAGGGAGACCTACGGGGCCTTTCTGCACAG GTACGGCAGCGTGCCCTTCACTAAGAACCCCGAGAAGTACATCAAGTACCGCGTGGAGCAGGTGGGCGACATGATCGACCGCCTCTTTGACACCTCTGCCTGA
- the EXOC7 gene encoding exocyst complex component 7 isoform X3 encodes MIPPQEASARRREIEDKLKQEEETLSFIRDSLEKSDQLTKNMVSILSSFESRLMKLENSIIPVHKQTENLQRLQENVEKTLSCLDHVISYYHVASDTEKIIREGPTGRLEEYLGSMAKIQKAVEYFQDNSPDSPELNKVKLLFERGKESLESEFRSLMTRHSKVVSPVLILDLISGEDELEVQEEVPLEHLPEGVLQDVVRISRWLVEFGRNQDFMNVYYQIRSSQLDRSLKGLKEHFRKSSSSSGVPYSPAIPNKRKDTPTKKPTKRPGTIRKAQNLLKQYSQHGLDGKKGGSNLIPLEGHEHDFRVKHLSEALNDKHGPLAGRDDTLDVETDAYIHCVSAFVKLAQSEYQLLMDVIPEHHQKKTFDSLIQDALDGLMLEGENIVSAARKAIIRHDFSAVLTVFPILRHLKQTKPEFDQVLQGTAASTKNKLPGLITSMETVGAKALEDFADNIKNDPDKEYNMPKDGTVHELTSNAILFLQQLLDFQETAGAMLASQVLGDTYNIPLDPRETSSSATSYNSEFSRRLLSTYICKVLGNLQLNLLSKSKVYEDPALSAIFLHNNYNYILKALEKSELIQLVAVTQKTAERSYREHIEQQIQTYQRSWLKVTDYIAEKNLPVFQPGVKLRDKERQMIKERFKGFNDGLEELCKIQKAWAIPDTEQRDKIRQAQKNIVRETYGAFLHRYGSVPFTKNPEKYIKYRVEQVGDMIDRLFDTSA; translated from the exons ATGATCCCCCCGCAGGAGGCGTCCGCCCGGCGGCGGGAGATCGAGGACAAGCTGAAGCAg GAGGAGGAGACGCTGTCCTTCATCAGAGACAGCCTGGAGAAGAGCGACCAGCTCACCAAGAACATG GTGTCTATCCTGTCGTCCTTTGAGAGCCGCCTGATGAAGCTGGAGAACTCCATCATCCCTGTGCACAAGCAGACAGAGAACCTGCAGCGGCTGCAGGAGAATGTTGAGAAGACCCTGTCCTGCCTGGACCATGTCATCAGCTACTACCACGTGGCCAGCGACACTGAGAAAATCATCAGGGAGGG CCCCACGGGCAGGCTGGAGGAGTATCTGGGCAGCATGGCCAAGATTCAGAAGGCGGTGGAGTATTTCCAGGACAACAGCCCAGACAGCCCAGAGCTCAACAAAGTG AAGCTGCTGTTTGAGCGGGGGAAGGAGTCGCTGGAGTCCGAGTTCCGCAGCCTAATGACCAGGCACAGTAAGGTCGTCTCGCCCGTGCTCATCCTGGATCTGATCAGCGGCGAGGACGAGCTGGAGGTGCAGGAGGAGGTGCCCCTGGAGCACCTACCGGAGGGGGTGCTCCAGGACGTGGTCCGCATCTCCCGCTGGCTGGTGGAGTTCGGCCGCAACCAAG ATTTCATGAACGTCTACTACCAGATTCGGTCCAGCCAGCTCGACCGCTCCCTCAAGGGCCTGAAGGAGCACTTCCGGAAGAGTAGCTCTTCCTCTGGGGTTCCCTACTCCCCTGCCATCCCCAACAAGAGGAAAGACACGCCCACCAAGAAGCCCACCAAGAGGCCAG GGACGATCCGTAAGGCTCAGAACCTTCTGAAACAGTATTCCCAGCATGGTCTAGATGGGAAAAAGGGGGGCTCTAACCTCATTCCTCTGGAAG GTCACGAGCATGATTTCCGAGTTAAGCACCTGTCGGAGGCCCTGAACGACAAGCACGGGCCGCTGGCTG GGAGAGACGACACGCTGGACGTGGAGACCGATGCCTACATTCACTGCGTCAGCGCCTTCGTCAAGCTGGCCCAGAGCGAGTACCAGCTCCTGATGGACGTCATCCCCGAGCACCATCAGAAAAAGACCTTTGACTCCCTGATCCAG GATGCGCTGGATGGGCTGATGCTGGAGGGCGAGAACATCGTGTCCGCTGCCCGGAAGGCCATCATCCGGCACGACTTCTCCGCCGTGCTCACCGTCTTCCCCATCCTGCGGCACCTCAAGCAGACCAAGCCGGAGTTTGACCAGGTGCTCCAG GGAACTGCTGCCAGCACCAAGAACAAGCTGCCTGGCCTCATCACCTCCATGGAGACCGTCGGAGCCAAGGCGCTGGAGGACTTTGCCGACAACATCAAG AATGACCCAGACAAAGAATACAACATGCCCAAGGATGGCACCGTGCACGAGCTCACAAGCAAC GCCATCCTCTTCCTACAACAGCTCCTAGACTTCCAGGAGACGGCCGGTGCCATGCTGGCCTCCCAAG TTCTTGGGGACACATACAATATTCCTTTAGACCCCCGAG AGACTAGTTCTTCAGCCACCAGCTACAACTCCGAGTTCAGCAGGCGCCTGCTGAGCACATATATCT GTAAAGTCCTGGGCAATCTGCAGCTGAACTTGCTGAGCAAGTCCAAGGTGTATGAGGACCCGGCTCTGAGCGCCATCTTCCTGCACAACAACTACAACTACATCCTGAAGGCCCTGGAGAA gtCCGAGCTGATCCAGCTGGTGGCCGTGACCCAGAAGACTGCTGAGCGCTCTTACCGGGAACACATTGAGCAGCAGATCCAGACCTACCAGCGCAG CTGGTTAAAGGTGACTGACTACATCGCTGAAAAGAATCTACCTGTATTCCAACCAGGAGTCAAG ctgAGGGACAAGGAGCGGCAGATGATCAAGGAGCGGTTCAAG GGCTTCAATGACGGCCTTGAAGAACTGTGCAAGATCCAGAAAGCCTGGGCTATTCCTGACACGGAGCAGAGAGACAAGATTCGCCAAGCTCAGAAAAACATCGTCAGGGAGACCTACGGGGCCTTTCTGCACAG GTACGGCAGCGTGCCCTTCACTAAGAACCCCGAGAAGTACATCAAGTACCGCGTGGAGCAGGTGGGCGACATGATCGACCGCCTCTTTGACACCTCTGCCTGA